In the Muricauda sp. MAR_2010_75 genome, one interval contains:
- a CDS encoding agmatine/peptidylarginine deiminase, giving the protein MGASWRFPAEWEKQQGILLCFPHNGNDWPGKYSAIQWAFVEYIKKIASHEEVILVVASEKLKEKVLNMLETAHINLEQVSFIIHKTNRSWMRDSGPIIVTNGEERKALNFNFNGWAKYKNFLLDQYVPQKVANFLKIQIEQVKYKGKPVILEGGAIDVNGKGTLITSEECLLDPKIQVRNPDFTKEDYEAIFRQYLGITNTIWLGDGVQGDDTHGHVDDLARFVNDHTIVTVVESDKKEPNYKALQENLRRLQNAVLENGKKANIVTLPMPHRIDFDGIALPASYANFLITNKTVLVPTFNDSRDREALNTLAQLFPEREVIGISCIDFIWGFGTLHCLSQQIPQ; this is encoded by the coding sequence ATGGGAGCTTCATGGCGATTTCCCGCGGAATGGGAAAAACAGCAGGGCATATTACTGTGCTTTCCACATAATGGAAACGATTGGCCGGGCAAATATTCTGCCATTCAGTGGGCGTTTGTGGAGTATATTAAGAAGATAGCCTCTCACGAAGAGGTTATTCTCGTGGTAGCATCGGAAAAATTAAAGGAAAAGGTTTTGAACATGTTGGAAACGGCCCATATCAACCTGGAACAAGTTTCCTTCATTATCCATAAGACCAATCGCAGTTGGATGCGGGATTCAGGCCCCATCATTGTTACAAACGGTGAAGAACGAAAAGCACTCAACTTCAATTTTAATGGATGGGCCAAGTACAAAAATTTCCTGCTAGACCAATATGTTCCCCAAAAAGTAGCCAATTTTCTTAAAATTCAGATAGAACAAGTAAAATACAAAGGCAAACCCGTGATTTTGGAAGGCGGCGCCATCGATGTAAACGGAAAAGGAACCCTCATCACTTCCGAAGAATGCCTACTCGACCCAAAAATTCAGGTGCGAAACCCAGATTTCACCAAAGAAGATTACGAAGCTATTTTTAGACAATACCTTGGCATTACCAACACGATTTGGTTGGGTGATGGTGTGCAAGGTGACGACACCCATGGTCATGTTGATGATTTAGCCCGTTTCGTGAATGACCATACCATTGTCACTGTGGTGGAATCCGACAAAAAGGAACCAAACTATAAAGCGTTGCAGGAAAACCTTCGTAGACTGCAAAACGCTGTTTTGGAAAATGGCAAAAAGGCAAACATTGTAACCTTGCCCATGCCCCACCGTATTGATTTTGATGGAATTGCGCTTCCTGCAAGTTATGCCAATTTTTTGATTACCAATAAAACTGTGTTGGTACCCACATTCAATGATTCAAGGGATAGGGAAGCTTTGAACACTCTGGCGCAACTTTTTCCAGAGCGAGAAGTGATCGGTATCAGCTGTATCGATTTTATTTGGGGGTTTGGAACCCTTCATTGTCTCAGTCAACAAATACCACAGTAG
- a CDS encoding carbon-nitrogen hydrolase — protein sequence MKKNKYTIAVVQLNLNDTPENNLKKCMEWVREAAKKGAEVISLPELYSSHYFCQSEDTDNFALAEPLYSTSFKAFSALAKELGVVIIVPFFEKRMAGVYHNSAYIIDADGSEAGLYRKMHIPDDPHYYEKFYFTPGDLGFKTITTQKGNIGTLICWDQWYPEAARLTALQGAEVLFYPTAIGWHPKEKEEFGANQQGAWMNVMKGHAVANGVYVAAANRIGLEKYLPNTDGIQFWGASFICGPQGEILAQASQDKEEILMAEVDLELQENVRQNWPFLRDRRIDMYGGITKRAID from the coding sequence ATGAAAAAGAACAAGTATACCATTGCGGTGGTACAACTCAATCTTAACGATACTCCAGAAAATAATTTGAAAAAATGCATGGAATGGGTGCGCGAAGCTGCCAAAAAAGGTGCCGAGGTCATCTCATTGCCAGAGCTATATAGCAGTCATTACTTCTGTCAGAGCGAGGATACGGACAATTTTGCGTTGGCAGAACCACTTTACAGCACCTCTTTCAAGGCCTTTAGTGCATTGGCCAAGGAATTGGGAGTGGTAATCATTGTGCCTTTCTTTGAAAAACGTATGGCCGGGGTGTATCACAACAGTGCCTATATTATTGATGCCGATGGTTCCGAAGCGGGCCTTTATCGCAAAATGCACATCCCAGATGACCCCCATTATTATGAAAAGTTCTATTTCACGCCGGGAGACCTAGGATTTAAGACCATTACGACCCAAAAAGGAAACATTGGAACCCTTATCTGTTGGGACCAGTGGTATCCTGAGGCAGCACGATTGACGGCTTTACAAGGTGCCGAGGTGCTCTTCTACCCTACCGCCATTGGCTGGCATCCCAAAGAAAAAGAAGAATTTGGGGCCAATCAACAAGGAGCTTGGATGAATGTAATGAAAGGACATGCCGTGGCCAATGGAGTCTACGTGGCCGCCGCCAACCGAATCGGTCTTGAAAAATATTTACCCAATACAGATGGTATCCAGTTTTGGGGGGCGTCCTTTATTTGTGGCCCGCAAGGGGAAATTTTGGCACAAGCCTCTCAAGATAAAGAAGAAATTTTAATGGCTGAGGTGGATTTGGAACTTCAAGAAAATGTGCGTCAAAATTGGCCGTTCTTGCGGGATCGCAGGATCGATATGTACGGCGGAATCACCAAACGAGCCATTGACTAG
- a CDS encoding serine hydrolase: MRTIYVVLAFFWVFISCSTAQEFDKTKLDQYFDVLEANDKFMGSVAISKGGELMYTRSLGYCDLSTETVAEASSIFRIGSISKTFSTVLTFKAVSEGKLNLDQTIDRYFPKITNSDSISIKHLLGHRSGIHNFTNDEAYMTYNTSPQTEEQMVDIIVKAGNDFEPGSKAEYSNSNFVLLTYILEKSFGKSYGQLLEEYIAQPLGLSNTYVGGVIDIARNECSSYKHNGTWKKETDTDMSIPVGAGAVVSTPTDIVKFSDALFGGKLITQEQLEMMETIQDGYGLGLFRFPFHERISYGHTGGIDGFSSLFGYLPDGKVSFAMTSNGFNMNTNDIAIALLSAVYNKPFEMPVFNSYSVDPATLEQYVGSYTSSSFPLKINITKEDNQLMGQATGQPSFPLEATAEHQFEFSPAGIVMKFNPEENKMAFEQRGANFTFTRE; the protein is encoded by the coding sequence ATGAGAACAATTTATGTAGTACTGGCTTTTTTTTGGGTTTTTATTTCATGCAGCACTGCACAAGAATTTGATAAAACTAAACTGGACCAGTACTTCGATGTTCTAGAAGCAAACGATAAGTTTATGGGCAGCGTGGCCATTTCCAAGGGCGGTGAATTGATGTATACAAGGTCCTTGGGGTATTGTGACCTATCAACTGAAACTGTGGCCGAAGCGTCTTCTATTTTCCGCATCGGGTCCATTTCCAAAACGTTTTCTACCGTTTTGACTTTTAAGGCAGTTTCTGAAGGTAAATTGAACCTTGACCAAACCATTGACCGATACTTTCCTAAGATCACCAATTCAGATAGCATTAGCATAAAGCACTTGCTTGGACATCGTAGCGGTATTCATAATTTCACGAATGATGAAGCATACATGACGTATAATACCAGTCCTCAAACTGAAGAACAAATGGTGGATATCATCGTAAAAGCAGGAAATGACTTTGAACCCGGAAGCAAAGCGGAATATAGCAACTCTAATTTTGTGCTGTTGACCTATATTTTGGAGAAGAGTTTTGGAAAAAGTTATGGTCAACTCCTTGAGGAATACATTGCACAACCGTTGGGATTATCCAATACCTATGTCGGCGGCGTAATCGATATTGCCAGAAATGAATGTAGTTCTTACAAGCATAATGGGACATGGAAAAAGGAAACGGATACGGATATGTCTATTCCTGTTGGCGCTGGCGCGGTAGTTTCCACTCCAACGGATATCGTAAAATTTAGTGATGCCCTGTTTGGTGGAAAACTCATTACTCAAGAACAATTGGAAATGATGGAAACGATTCAAGATGGGTATGGTTTGGGTCTGTTCCGATTTCCATTCCATGAGCGTATCAGTTATGGGCATACGGGAGGTATTGATGGTTTTTCGTCTCTGTTTGGGTATTTACCAGACGGCAAGGTTTCGTTCGCAATGACTTCCAATGGCTTCAATATGAATACCAACGATATCGCCATTGCCCTATTGAGCGCGGTATACAATAAACCTTTTGAAATGCCCGTCTTTAATTCCTATTCTGTGGACCCAGCAACATTGGAGCAGTATGTTGGTTCATATACCTCATCCAGTTTTCCACTGAAGATCAATATCACCAAGGAAGATAATCAACTTATGGGACAGGCCACGGGACAACCTTCATTTCCTTTGGAAGCAACTGCGGAGCATCAATTCGAGTTTAGTCCAGCAGGTATTGTGATGAAGTTTAATCCCGAGGAAAACAAAATGGCTTTTGAGCAGCGTGGAGCAAACTTTACTTTCACCAGAGAATAA
- a CDS encoding amidohydrolase family protein — protein sequence MKPILLLFLLVFLIAVSSCKQSQNFDVLIKNGTIMDGSGEASYVGDIGINADTIAVIGNFENATGTKEIDASGLVVAPGFINMLSWAVESLIEDGRSMSDIKQGVTLEVFGEGWSMGPLNDSMKKEEKESQGDIKFNIEWTTLNEYLEYLTGKGVSPNVASFVGATTLRVHTVGYENRAPTPQEMDSMKLMVKQAMEEGALGVGSSLIYAPAFYSNTEELIELCKVAAEYDGMYISHIRSEGSQLLESLDELIQIADEAGIRAEIYHLKQSGKENWRKFDVVVKKVDSARAAGLKITANMYNYVAGATGLDASMPPWVQEGGYEKWAERLQDPAIRKKVMEEMRTPTDEWESLMQAAGDPSKILLAGFKNDTLKYLTGKTLAQVAEMRGLSPEETAMDLVIQDGSRVGTIYFLMSEENVKKQIALPWMSFGSDGGSLATEGVFLKSSTHPRAYGNVARLLGKYVRDEKVIPMEEAIHKLTTLPATNLKIKKRGALTEGYYADVVLFDPNTIRDKATFEEPHQYATGVKHVFVNGTQVLEDGEHTGELPGQVVHGPGYVSKD from the coding sequence ATGAAGCCAATCCTACTACTTTTTCTTCTCGTTTTCCTGATTGCGGTATCCAGTTGCAAGCAATCTCAAAACTTTGATGTCCTAATAAAAAATGGCACAATCATGGACGGCTCAGGGGAAGCTTCTTATGTTGGGGACATTGGAATCAATGCCGATACCATTGCCGTCATTGGTAATTTTGAAAATGCAACCGGCACAAAAGAAATCGATGCGTCGGGTTTGGTGGTTGCCCCAGGGTTTATCAATATGCTGAGCTGGGCTGTGGAATCCCTTATTGAGGATGGTCGATCTATGAGTGATATTAAACAAGGGGTCACTCTAGAGGTATTTGGTGAAGGTTGGTCTATGGGACCTTTGAACGATTCCATGAAAAAGGAAGAAAAGGAAAGTCAGGGAGATATTAAGTTTAATATTGAATGGACCACTTTGAACGAGTATCTGGAATACTTGACCGGCAAGGGGGTATCTCCAAATGTGGCTTCTTTTGTAGGGGCTACCACCCTTCGGGTGCACACCGTGGGTTATGAGAACCGTGCTCCTACCCCCCAAGAAATGGATTCCATGAAGCTCATGGTAAAACAAGCCATGGAGGAAGGGGCGCTTGGTGTGGGCTCATCCTTGATATACGCTCCTGCCTTTTATTCCAACACCGAAGAACTAATAGAACTCTGCAAAGTGGCCGCTGAATATGATGGTATGTATATTAGTCACATCCGAAGTGAAGGCTCCCAACTTTTGGAAAGTTTGGATGAGTTGATCCAGATTGCAGATGAAGCCGGCATACGGGCTGAAATTTATCACCTAAAACAAAGTGGAAAAGAGAATTGGCGCAAATTTGATGTGGTTGTGAAAAAAGTGGACTCTGCTAGAGCCGCAGGTTTGAAAATTACAGCAAATATGTACAACTATGTTGCTGGGGCAACCGGTTTGGACGCCTCCATGCCGCCCTGGGTCCAGGAAGGTGGTTATGAGAAATGGGCGGAGCGATTGCAAGACCCGGCCATCCGCAAGAAAGTGATGGAAGAAATGCGTACGCCCACAGACGAATGGGAAAGCTTGATGCAAGCCGCAGGTGACCCCAGTAAAATTTTATTGGCAGGGTTTAAAAACGACACCTTAAAATATCTCACAGGAAAAACACTTGCCCAAGTGGCTGAAATGCGAGGTCTTTCGCCCGAGGAAACTGCTATGGACTTGGTGATTCAGGATGGCAGTCGAGTAGGAACCATTTACTTTTTAATGTCTGAGGAAAATGTCAAAAAACAAATTGCACTCCCGTGGATGAGTTTTGGTTCCGATGGGGGCTCTTTGGCGACAGAGGGTGTTTTTCTCAAGTCCAGTACACACCCCAGGGCATACGGAAACGTGGCTCGGTTACTCGGAAAATATGTTAGGGACGAAAAGGTCATTCCCATGGAAGAGGCGATTCATAAACTCACTACCCTTCCCGCTACCAATCTAAAAATCAAAAAACGGGGCGCTCTCACCGAAGGGTACTATGCAGATGTGGTGCTTTTCGACCCTAATACCATTCGAGATAAGGCCACTTTTGAGGAACCTCACCAATATGCGACGGGCGTGAAGCACGTATTCGTTAATGGCACACAAGTATTGGAAGATGGTGAACATACAGGTGAGTTACCGGGACAAGTAGTTCACGGACCTGGATATGTTTCTAAAGACTAA